One window of Leptotrichia sp. oral taxon 498 genomic DNA carries:
- a CDS encoding GtrA family protein, translating into MKGQIKEIFRYGVVGIITTAVNLLLLKILIELGMYYILANTISYTVGVILSYFLNQQYVFLDSSKNGKKAKEQFLKFFILRIVSLLIDNFLFYFLVTILGFQIYWTRLVLTFVMILGTFIFNKWFIFKR; encoded by the coding sequence TTGAAAGGTCAAATAAAAGAAATATTTAGGTATGGTGTTGTTGGAATAATTACAACCGCTGTAAATTTACTTTTGTTAAAAATATTAATAGAATTGGGAATGTATTATATCTTAGCAAATACAATTTCTTATACAGTTGGAGTTATTTTGAGTTATTTTCTGAATCAACAATATGTATTTTTAGATTCATCAAAAAATGGTAAAAAAGCAAAAGAACAATTTTTAAAGTTTTTTATATTGAGAATAGTTTCTTTATTGATTGATAATTTCCTATTCTATTTTTTGGTAACAATATTAGGGTTTCAAATTTATTGGACAAGATTAGTTTTAACATTTGTAATGATTTTAGGAACTTTTATATTTAACAAATGGTTTATATTTAAGCGATAA
- a CDS encoding glycosyltransferase family 2 protein, giving the protein MKMSIVVPCYNEEKNIPLILEKFKKIIKTEEIEIILVNNGSTDNSAEVLKELLPNYEFARSVDVAVNQGYGYGIVQGLKEAKGEFIGWLHADLQTDPNDALKAYKILKENNWNKNIYIKGRRKKRKLGDKFFSTGMSIFETFYLGKILTEINAQPNIFHRSFFKEWKNPPKDFSLDLYALYMAKKLKLKVRRINVIFPKRLHGKSSWNTGLKSKIKLSKRTLEFSKNLKKRNIK; this is encoded by the coding sequence ATGAAAATGTCAATAGTTGTACCTTGTTATAATGAAGAAAAAAATATACCATTGATTCTTGAGAAATTTAAAAAAATTATAAAAACAGAAGAAATCGAAATAATATTAGTAAACAATGGTTCTACAGACAATTCAGCTGAAGTCTTAAAAGAATTACTGCCGAATTACGAATTTGCTAGAAGTGTTGATGTTGCTGTAAATCAAGGATATGGTTATGGAATTGTACAAGGATTAAAAGAAGCAAAAGGAGAATTTATAGGTTGGTTGCATGCTGATTTACAGACAGATCCTAATGATGCTTTAAAAGCTTATAAAATATTAAAAGAAAATAATTGGAATAAAAATATTTATATTAAAGGAAGGAGAAAAAAGAGAAAGCTAGGAGATAAATTTTTTTCCACAGGTATGTCTATATTTGAAACTTTTTATTTAGGGAAAATATTGACAGAAATAAATGCACAGCCAAACATTTTTCATAGAAGTTTTTTTAAAGAATGGAAAAACCCGCCAAAAGATTTTTCATTGGATTTATATGCATTATATATGGCAAAAAAATTAAAGTTAAAGGTTAGAAGAATAAATGTTATTTTTCCTAAAAGACTTCATGGAAAATCAAGTTGGAATACAGGATTAAAATCGAAAATAAAATTATCAAAAAGAACATTGGAATTTAGTAAAAATTTAAAGAAACGAAATATAAAATAA
- a CDS encoding HAD family hydrolase: protein MIKAIIFDMDGVLIEAKDWHYEALNKALSLFGYEISRYDHLVTYDGLPTSKKLEMLSMERGLPRKLHKFINELKQQYTVDKIFTDCFPMFHHEYALAKLKSEGYKLAVGSNSIRNTIDLMMQKSNLKEYLDFFLSNQDVKKGKPDPEIYNKAIERLGLNPKECMIVEDNFNGIAAAKASGAHVMEVETVYDVNYENIKAHIKKAEEGVI, encoded by the coding sequence ATGATAAAAGCTATTATTTTTGATATGGATGGAGTACTTATAGAAGCAAAAGATTGGCATTATGAAGCTTTAAATAAGGCTTTATCTCTTTTCGGATATGAAATAAGCAGATATGATCATTTAGTTACTTACGATGGCTTACCAACATCAAAGAAACTTGAAATGTTAAGTATGGAAAGAGGATTGCCAAGAAAATTACATAAATTTATAAATGAATTAAAACAGCAATATACCGTAGATAAAATTTTTACAGATTGCTTTCCTATGTTTCATCATGAATATGCTTTGGCAAAATTAAAGAGTGAAGGATATAAATTAGCTGTTGGATCTAATTCTATAAGAAATACAATAGATTTGATGATGCAAAAAAGCAATTTAAAAGAATATTTGGATTTCTTTTTAAGCAATCAAGATGTTAAGAAAGGAAAACCAGATCCTGAAATTTACAATAAAGCAATAGAAAGATTAGGATTAAATCCAAAAGAATGCATGATTGTAGAAGATAATTTTAATGGAATTGCTGCGGCAAAAGCATCAGGAGCTCATGTGATGGAAGTAGAAACAGTTTATGATGTAAATTATGAAAATATAAAAGCACACATAAAAAAAGCGGAAGAGGGGGTAATATAA
- a CDS encoding glycosyltransferase family 2 protein has product MKIIVPMGGDNESITTQYMRSLYEIEKKTVLQHVYEHLSKIDNAEFIFIVKREDVSKYHVDDMLKLLVPNVKVIIAEGETKGAICTCLLAIDGINDEEPLIVVGVDQVLNINLNEVVNNFIKNDYDAGTIIFEDIHPKWSYVKLDENGFVIQAAEKRPISKNATTGFYYYRKAKDFLDSATLMIKKGASVNGVYYVAPSLNEMVLKQKKIGTYRVDKSNYFNLKKQSGREEYENYLKGVK; this is encoded by the coding sequence ATGAAAATAATAGTTCCTATGGGTGGAGATAACGAAAGTATTACAACACAATATATGCGTTCATTATATGAAATAGAAAAGAAAACAGTATTACAACATGTCTATGAACATTTATCAAAAATAGATAATGCTGAATTTATATTTATTGTAAAAAGAGAAGATGTTTCAAAATATCATGTGGATGATATGTTAAAATTACTAGTACCTAATGTTAAAGTGATTATAGCTGAAGGAGAAACAAAAGGAGCAATTTGTACTTGTTTATTAGCTATTGATGGAATTAATGATGAAGAACCATTAATTGTTGTTGGTGTTGACCAAGTGTTAAACATTAACTTGAATGAAGTTGTAAATAATTTTATTAAAAATGATTACGATGCTGGAACAATTATTTTTGAAGATATTCACCCAAAATGGTCTTATGTAAAATTAGATGAAAATGGATTTGTTATACAGGCTGCAGAAAAAAGACCAATAAGTAAAAATGCAACTACAGGATTTTATTATTATAGAAAAGCAAAAGATTTTCTTGATTCAGCGACATTGATGATAAAAAAAGGAGCAAGTGTAAATGGGGTTTATTACGTTGCACCTTCCTTGAATGAAATGGTTTTAAAACAGAAAAAAATAGGTACTTATAGAGTTGATAAGTCAAATTACTTTAATTTGAAAAAACAAAGCGGAAGAGAAGAGTATGAAAATTACTTAAAAGGAGTAAAATAA
- a CDS encoding glycosyltransferase family 2 protein: MLNIVVPMAGRGSRFANAGYKLPKPLIMVHDKPMIQYVTNNIRPKKEHRFIYLCLQEHIEKYDLINKLEEISPNCIIVPVDGVTEGAACTVLLAEKYINNDDEMMIANSDQYVDIDINDYIKAQEGYDGLIMTMKADDPKWSFIKYDENNLVTDVQEKVVISDEATVGIYNFAKGSDFVKYAKQMIEKEIRVNGEYYVAPVYNEMIKDGKKITFYNIGSENNGMYGLGIPADLNKFLKNPISKKEF, from the coding sequence ATGTTAAATATAGTAGTTCCTATGGCAGGAAGAGGAAGCAGATTTGCAAATGCAGGATATAAATTACCAAAACCATTAATAATGGTTCATGATAAACCAATGATACAATATGTCACAAATAATATAAGACCCAAAAAAGAACATAGATTTATATATCTTTGTTTACAGGAACATATCGAAAAATATGATTTAATAAACAAATTGGAAGAAATTTCACCAAATTGTATTATCGTTCCTGTTGACGGAGTAACAGAAGGAGCGGCTTGTACTGTTTTATTGGCAGAAAAATATATAAATAATGATGACGAGATGATGATAGCAAATTCGGATCAATATGTAGATATTGATATAAATGATTATATCAAAGCTCAAGAGGGATATGATGGGCTTATCATGACAATGAAAGCTGATGATCCAAAATGGTCGTTTATAAAATACGATGAAAATAATTTGGTAACAGATGTTCAAGAAAAAGTGGTAATATCTGATGAGGCTACAGTTGGAATATATAATTTTGCTAAAGGATCAGATTTTGTGAAATATGCAAAACAAATGATAGAAAAGGAAATCCGTGTAAATGGTGAGTATTATGTAGCTCCAGTATACAATGAAATGATAAAAGATGGGAAAAAAATAACATTTTATAATATTGGAAGTGAAAATAATGGAATGTACGGTTTAGGGATACCAGCAGATTTAAATAAATTTTTAAAAAATCCTATTTCAAAGAAAGAATTTTAA
- a CDS encoding GtrA family protein, with amino-acid sequence MKKLIIQFFKFLLISGTGWLIDTTIYTILTVILKYNVIFSNILSSIPAITFVFFVSTRKIFLTKRQQEVVGFL; translated from the coding sequence ATGAAAAAATTAATAATACAATTTTTTAAATTTTTATTGATTTCAGGAACGGGATGGTTAATAGATACAACAATATATACAATATTAACTGTTATACTTAAATATAATGTGATTTTTTCAAATATATTAAGTTCTATTCCTGCGATAACTTTTGTATTTTTTGTGTCTACAAGAAAAATATTTTTAACAAAAAGACAGCAAGAAGTCGTAGGCTTTCTATAA
- a CDS encoding RNA-guided endonuclease TnpB family protein codes for MKYNLAFKYRIYPNKEQELLINKTFGCVRFVYNTILYTANKFYEETGKNKIITPASLKSENQFLKEVDSLALSNAQLNVKRSFTNFFQKRAKFPRFKSKKNNIKSYTTNCVNNSIRIEENKYLILPKLKRVKLKYHREIPEDYRIKSVTLTNSNGNYYVSVLTEFEKEIQKMPNSDKVIGLDFSMSELFVSSENQRADYPRYFRILEKKLKELQKSLSRKVKFSKNWYKQKMKISKLHEYIKNCRRDFLHKLSKKLSETYNAVVVEDLNMRGISQALNFGKSIGDNGWGIFLKMLEYKLMFLGKQFLKIDKWFPSSKTCSRCGNVKEELKLSERSYKCECCGIEIDRDYNAALNIKNIGKAMLEY; via the coding sequence ATGAAATATAATTTAGCATTCAAATACAGAATTTATCCAAATAAGGAGCAGGAATTATTGATAAACAAGACTTTTGGATGTGTTCGTTTTGTTTACAATACGATTTTGTATACTGCGAATAAATTTTATGAAGAAACTGGAAAAAATAAAATAATTACACCTGCCAGTTTGAAAAGTGAAAATCAGTTTTTAAAAGAAGTAGATAGTCTGGCACTTTCAAATGCTCAATTGAATGTAAAACGATCGTTTACGAATTTTTTTCAGAAGAGAGCGAAATTTCCGAGGTTCAAATCTAAAAAGAATAATATTAAAAGTTACACGACAAATTGTGTGAACAATTCGATACGAATTGAGGAAAATAAATATTTGATTTTGCCAAAATTGAAAAGAGTAAAATTAAAATATCATAGAGAAATACCAGAGGATTACAGAATAAAGTCGGTAACACTAACAAACAGTAATGGAAATTACTATGTTTCTGTTTTGACGGAATTTGAAAAAGAAATTCAAAAAATGCCAAATAGTGATAAAGTAATAGGACTTGATTTTTCAATGTCTGAATTATTTGTCAGTTCTGAAAACCAAAGGGCTGATTATCCAAGATATTTTAGGATATTGGAGAAAAAATTGAAAGAATTACAAAAATCATTGTCAAGAAAAGTGAAATTTTCTAAAAATTGGTATAAACAAAAAATGAAAATATCAAAATTACATGAGTATATCAAGAATTGTCGAAGAGATTTTTTGCATAAATTATCGAAAAAATTGTCTGAAACATATAATGCTGTGGTTGTCGAGGATTTGAATATGAGAGGAATAAGCCAGGCATTAAATTTTGGAAAAAGTATAGGAGATAATGGATGGGGAATATTTTTGAAGATGCTTGAGTATAAACTGATGTTTTTAGGGAAACAATTTTTGAAGATAGATAAATGGTTTCCGTCATCGAAAACTTGTAGTAGATGTGGAAATGTTAAAGAGGAACTGAAATTATCAGAAAGAAGTTATAAATGTGAGTGCTGTGGAATTGAAATTGATAGAGATTACAATGCGGCATTGAATATAAAAAACATTGGAAAAGCGATGTTAGAATATTAG
- the galE gene encoding UDP-glucose 4-epimerase GalE, whose translation MKNILVIGGAGYIGSHTVNLLKKSGYNPIIYDNLSKGYKDVAEILNVKFIKGDLGDRKKLKEVFDTEDITAVMHFAAFIEVGESVQEPAKYYENNVVKVTKLLDQMVESGVKNFIFSSTAATFGEPVKEKIDETHQQLPINPYGKSKLMVEKILEDYDAAYGLKSVVLRYFNASGSDKDGIIGESHIPETHLIPLILQAASGKRESIKIFGDDYPTKDGTCIRDFVHVYDLAKAHILGMEKMLKENKSLNYNLGSGEGFSVKEVIEKVKEVTGKDFKVETVEKRAGDPAILVANSEKAKKELGWEPEYLLGEIINSAWKWENSRKY comes from the coding sequence ATGAAAAACATATTAGTAATCGGAGGAGCAGGATATATAGGTTCCCATACAGTAAATCTATTAAAAAAAAGTGGGTATAATCCAATAATTTATGATAATTTATCAAAAGGCTATAAAGATGTAGCTGAAATATTAAATGTAAAATTTATAAAAGGTGATTTGGGAGATAGAAAAAAATTAAAAGAAGTGTTTGACACTGAAGATATTACGGCAGTTATGCACTTTGCAGCGTTTATTGAAGTTGGAGAATCAGTTCAAGAACCAGCTAAATATTATGAAAATAATGTTGTTAAAGTAACAAAATTATTAGATCAAATGGTAGAATCAGGAGTTAAGAATTTTATTTTTAGTTCTACAGCAGCAACTTTTGGAGAACCTGTTAAAGAAAAAATAGATGAAACTCATCAACAATTACCAATTAATCCGTATGGTAAGAGTAAATTAATGGTAGAAAAAATACTTGAAGATTATGATGCTGCATATGGCTTGAAAAGTGTTGTTTTGAGATATTTTAATGCGAGTGGAAGTGATAAAGATGGAATAATTGGGGAAAGTCATATTCCAGAAACACATCTAATTCCATTAATTTTACAGGCAGCGAGTGGGAAAAGAGAGAGCATAAAAATATTTGGAGATGATTATCCTACAAAAGATGGTACTTGTATAAGAGATTTTGTTCATGTATATGATTTGGCAAAAGCACATATTTTGGGTATGGAAAAAATGTTGAAGGAGAATAAAAGTTTAAACTATAATCTTGGAAGTGGAGAAGGTTTTTCTGTTAAAGAAGTTATTGAAAAAGTAAAAGAAGTAACTGGAAAAGATTTTAAAGTGGAAACTGTGGAAAAAAGAGCAGGAGATCCAGCAATATTAGTTGCTAATAGTGAAAAGGCTAAGAAAGAATTAGGATGGGAGCCAGAATACTTATTAGGAGAGATTATTAATTCAGCTTGGAAATGGGAAAATAGTCGCAAATATTAA
- the galU gene encoding UTP--glucose-1-phosphate uridylyltransferase GalU: MEEKKIRKAVIPAAGLGTRVLPATKAQPKEMLVVVDKPALQYLVEELVDSGIEEILIVTGRNKTSIENHFDYSFELEKTLEEKGKKDLLKVINDISKLANIYYVRQKKPLGLGHAIGCAEAFVGNEPFVVVLGDDIVYTDKAKGELPAIKQLIDKYSELKGGNILGVQKVPEKDVNKYGIIKPLKKIDERTVEVENFVEKPNLDEAPSRLAALGRYVLEPEIFGYLKNTKPGKGGEIQVTDAILSMKNDGGKLFAYDYKGLRYDTGNKFGMFVANIEFGLRHPELKDKAKEYLKKLMERE, translated from the coding sequence ATGGAAGAGAAAAAAATAAGAAAAGCAGTAATACCTGCTGCTGGATTAGGAACAAGAGTATTGCCAGCAACAAAAGCACAGCCTAAAGAGATGTTAGTAGTGGTAGATAAACCAGCATTACAATATTTAGTTGAAGAATTAGTAGATTCAGGAATTGAAGAAATACTTATTGTAACAGGAAGAAATAAAACTTCAATAGAAAATCATTTCGATTATTCTTTTGAGCTGGAAAAGACACTTGAAGAAAAAGGGAAAAAAGATTTATTAAAAGTGATAAATGATATTTCAAAATTAGCGAATATTTATTATGTAAGGCAAAAAAAACCGCTAGGTTTAGGACATGCAATTGGCTGTGCTGAAGCGTTTGTAGGAAATGAGCCTTTTGTCGTAGTTTTAGGAGATGATATTGTTTATACTGACAAAGCAAAAGGAGAATTACCTGCAATAAAACAATTAATAGATAAATATTCTGAGTTAAAAGGTGGAAATATTTTAGGTGTACAAAAAGTTCCTGAAAAAGATGTAAATAAATATGGAATAATAAAGCCTTTGAAAAAGATAGATGAAAGAACAGTGGAAGTAGAAAATTTTGTTGAAAAACCTAATTTAGATGAGGCACCAAGTAGATTAGCGGCACTTGGAAGATATGTTTTAGAACCAGAAATATTTGGATATTTAAAAAATACTAAACCTGGAAAAGGTGGGGAAATACAGGTAACAGATGCAATTTTAAGTATGAAAAATGATGGTGGGAAGTTATTTGCATATGATTACAAGGGATTAAGATATGATACAGGGAATAAATTTGGAATGTTTGTTGCAAATATTGAATTTGGATTAAGACATCCCGAATTAAAAGATAAGGCAAAAGAATATTTGAAAAAATTAATGGAACGTGAATGA
- the rfbD gene encoding dTDP-4-dehydrorhamnose reductase: MKILLTGSNGQLGHDFKKLFDRKNIEYIATDSKELDITNDEKLKIFFQENGEVTHVINCAAYNDVDKAENNEKVWLLNAKAPKKLAEISKEIGAIFVTYSTDFVFDGNKSSPYLEEEETNGLSEYGKSKAKGEKEVFKIYDKSFVIRTSWVFGIANNNFNKQVINWSKSRNELNIVDDQVSTPTYSVDLAEFSWKLIQTEKFGLYHITNDGIASKYDQAKYVLKKIGWNGTLVRAKTADFNLPAKRPAYSKLDSSKVEKLLGEKIPAWQSGIDRFLEEMKENGEL; the protein is encoded by the coding sequence ATGAAAATACTACTAACAGGCTCAAACGGCCAACTGGGACACGATTTCAAAAAATTATTCGATAGAAAAAATATTGAATACATCGCAACTGATTCTAAAGAATTGGACATCACAAATGATGAGAAATTAAAGATATTTTTTCAAGAAAATGGAGAAGTTACTCATGTAATAAATTGTGCGGCGTATAATGATGTGGATAAGGCAGAAAATAATGAGAAAGTTTGGCTATTAAATGCTAAAGCTCCTAAAAAGTTAGCTGAAATTTCTAAAGAAATAGGAGCAATCTTTGTAACTTATTCGACGGATTTTGTGTTTGATGGAAACAAAAGTTCTCCGTATTTGGAAGAAGAAGAAACGAATGGATTGTCAGAGTATGGAAAATCAAAGGCTAAAGGTGAAAAAGAAGTTTTTAAAATATATGATAAATCTTTTGTAATACGAACTTCATGGGTATTTGGAATAGCAAATAACAATTTTAATAAGCAAGTTATAAATTGGAGTAAATCAAGAAATGAATTGAATATTGTGGATGATCAAGTTTCTACTCCTACGTATTCAGTAGATTTGGCCGAGTTTTCCTGGAAACTAATTCAAACTGAAAAATTTGGTTTATATCACATTACAAATGATGGAATCGCAAGTAAATACGATCAAGCAAAGTATGTTTTGAAAAAAATTGGTTGGAATGGAACGTTAGTGAGAGCTAAGACGGCTGATTTCAATCTTCCTGCAAAACGACCGGCTTATTCAAAATTGGATTCTAGTAAAGTAGAAAAATTGTTAGGAGAGAAAATTCCTGCTTGGCAGTCAGGAATTGATAGGTTTTTGGAAGAGATGAAAGAAAATGGGGAGTTGTAA
- a CDS encoding glycoside hydrolase family 16 protein, with the protein MKKANMLILLGFLSLSVIGSAKPQQTFEEKNYLVEMTQEKSELTSENNSSSIEENRKEEQNLLGKRRKKENENTSSNEKSRKKSLWSKIVDRKKSDKNENWKLVWNDEFDSNSLDTSKWSYWGDNNIPWNAGNYLDENGNLVDQSGFKVKHYYLKDNVKVQDGNLIIEVKKENNKTVNIDGKQRKILYSSGAVHTKGKFSVQEGKIEMRAAMPKGVGTWPAFWMWPEWYSQGTNKLADGEIDIFEIYGSDLSRVTGTAHVLKTTENRYEMFDKNDEKIKKNEDLTQFNTYAVEWDSKEIKWLFNGRVYKKRTMKEMEKKAGRNPYNQPYFIMINVALENQTGSDGDVDFPTEMKVDYVRVYKKDK; encoded by the coding sequence ATGAAAAAAGCAAATATGTTAATTTTGTTAGGATTTTTGAGTTTAAGTGTCATTGGAAGTGCAAAGCCCCAGCAGACTTTTGAAGAAAAAAATTATTTGGTTGAAATGACACAAGAAAAATCAGAGTTGACTAGTGAAAATAATTCTAGCAGTATAGAAGAAAATAGAAAAGAAGAGCAAAATCTTTTGGGAAAAAGAAGAAAAAAAGAGAATGAAAATACATCATCAAACGAAAAATCTAGAAAAAAATCACTTTGGAGCAAAATAGTGGATAGAAAAAAAAGTGATAAAAATGAAAATTGGAAACTAGTTTGGAATGATGAATTCGACTCAAATAGCTTGGATACATCTAAATGGAGTTACTGGGGAGATAACAACATTCCATGGAATGCAGGAAATTATTTGGATGAAAACGGTAATTTGGTGGATCAGTCTGGATTTAAAGTTAAACATTATTATTTGAAGGACAATGTTAAAGTGCAAGATGGAAATTTAATCATTGAAGTGAAAAAAGAAAATAATAAAACTGTGAATATTGATGGAAAACAGAGAAAAATATTATATAGTTCTGGAGCGGTTCACACTAAAGGTAAATTTTCCGTACAAGAGGGAAAAATCGAAATGAGAGCAGCAATGCCTAAAGGTGTGGGGACTTGGCCTGCTTTTTGGATGTGGCCTGAATGGTATAGTCAAGGAACAAATAAATTGGCAGATGGAGAAATTGATATTTTTGAGATTTATGGTTCTGATTTGTCGAGGGTAACTGGAACAGCGCATGTTTTAAAGACAACAGAAAATAGATACGAAATGTTTGATAAAAATGATGAAAAAATTAAAAAAAATGAAGATTTGACGCAATTTAACACTTATGCTGTCGAATGGGATTCTAAAGAGATAAAGTGGCTATTTAATGGAAGAGTTTATAAAAAGAGAACTATGAAGGAAATGGAGAAAAAAGCAGGAAGAAATCCTTATAATCAGCCATATTTTATTATGATAAATGTAGCGCTTGAAAATCAGACTGGAAGCGATGGAGATGTGGATTTTCCGACAGAGATGAAAGTTGATTATGTGAGAGTCTATAAAAAAGATAAATAA
- a CDS encoding ribose-phosphate diphosphokinase has product MMEAKKFKENDVKIFAGSSAKKLAQKIADYVGLPLSKNKIQKFSDGEIFTKSLESVRGSKVFVVQSTAGKVNENLMELLIFIDVLKRASAKEIIAIIPYFGYARQDRTINPHDPITAKLISNLLVAAGATRIVTMELHTRQVQGFFDIPVDHMEPLPILAKYFEKKGFSQSEDVVVVAPDIGSLKRARGFAKWLEVPLAIVEKRKNGDGEFEVENLIGDVCGKKVILIDDMINTGKTVCNAADALIKNGATEVYCCATHAVFSDYAVKRLKESVIKEVVVTDTIELREDEYFEKLTVLSTAKIFGEAVKRIVIYKEMSNLFVK; this is encoded by the coding sequence ATGATGGAAGCTAAAAAATTTAAGGAAAATGATGTAAAAATATTTGCTGGTTCTTCGGCAAAAAAATTGGCGCAAAAAATAGCGGATTATGTGGGACTGCCGCTTTCAAAAAATAAGATTCAAAAATTTTCAGATGGGGAAATATTTACAAAATCGCTTGAGAGTGTGAGAGGGAGTAAAGTTTTTGTTGTGCAGTCGACTGCAGGAAAAGTGAATGAAAATTTGATGGAACTTCTGATTTTTATAGATGTGCTAAAAAGGGCATCTGCTAAAGAAATTATAGCGATTATTCCGTATTTTGGATATGCAAGACAAGATAGGACGATAAATCCACATGATCCAATCACTGCAAAATTAATTTCAAATTTGTTGGTTGCCGCTGGAGCAACAAGAATTGTGACGATGGAACTACATACAAGACAAGTACAGGGATTTTTTGACATTCCAGTGGATCATATGGAACCGCTTCCGATTTTGGCAAAATATTTTGAAAAAAAAGGATTTTCTCAAAGTGAAGATGTCGTTGTTGTGGCGCCTGACATAGGTTCGCTAAAAAGGGCAAGAGGTTTTGCCAAATGGCTTGAAGTGCCACTTGCGATTGTGGAAAAGAGAAAAAATGGAGATGGAGAATTTGAAGTTGAAAATTTAATTGGAGATGTATGCGGTAAAAAGGTCATTTTGATTGACGATATGATTAATACAGGAAAAACAGTTTGTAATGCAGCAGATGCGTTAATTAAAAATGGCGCAACAGAAGTGTATTGCTGTGCGACTCATGCGGTATTTTCAGATTATGCGGTAAAAAGACTAAAGGAATCTGTAATTAAAGAAGTTGTCGTAACAGACACAATTGAGTTAAGAGAAGATGAATATTTTGAAAAACTTACTGTTTTATCAACTGCTAAGATTTTTGGAGAAGCGGTAAAAAGAATAGTTATTTACAAAGAGATGAGTAATTTATTTGTGAAATAA
- a CDS encoding class I SAM-dependent methyltransferase: MSHYFSEVQDVKSVKKIINYEIKNEKFEFLTDNGVFSKIKVDFGTDVMLRTFLNENKKLENIRILDIGCGYGVVSVVLKRFFRKARILSTDVNERALELTRENIQKNNRTDDFEVRKSFVFDNISENFDMILSNPPIRAGKQVIFEIYEKSFFHLNKNGKFYCVIQTKHGAKSTKKKLEELFGNCTTLVIEAGYRIFRCVKNS, encoded by the coding sequence ATGAGCCATTATTTTTCTGAAGTGCAAGATGTGAAATCAGTAAAAAAAATAATAAATTATGAAATTAAAAACGAAAAGTTTGAGTTTTTGACTGACAATGGAGTTTTTTCAAAGATAAAAGTTGATTTTGGGACTGATGTGATGTTGCGGACTTTTTTGAATGAAAATAAAAAATTGGAAAATATTCGAATTTTGGATATTGGCTGCGGATATGGCGTTGTTTCAGTTGTTTTAAAAAGATTTTTTAGAAAAGCAAGAATTTTATCGACGGACGTCAATGAGAGAGCGCTAGAATTGACACGGGAAAATATACAAAAAAATAATAGGACAGATGATTTTGAAGTTAGAAAATCTTTTGTGTTTGACAATATTTCTGAAAATTTCGATATGATTCTGTCCAATCCCCCGATTAGAGCAGGAAAGCAAGTGATTTTTGAAATTTATGAAAAAAGTTTTTTTCATTTGAACAAAAATGGGAAATTTTACTGCGTGATTCAAACTAAACACGGAGCTAAAAGTACGAAAAAAAAATTGGAAGAACTTTTTGGAAATTGTACCACGCTTGTAATTGAAGCTGGATATAGAATTTTTAGATGTGTTAAAAATAGTTAA